In Humulus lupulus chromosome 6, drHumLupu1.1, whole genome shotgun sequence, a single genomic region encodes these proteins:
- the LOC133781636 gene encoding uncharacterized protein LOC133781636 isoform X2, with the protein MLPRRSVRVGRGRGRGRAAMNAAQPEPPQGWEERFARMEETIQRQNAEINQLRQQAGPPVRSEAPMVSQPPAIVGLPVAENRMEPLFERFRKQHPPVFEGSIDPVQAEEWISGMERILNMMGVQGNERVVCASFMLRKDARIWWEVVEQSRDVNTMDWDGFKQVFNDKYYNSAVLAAKMDEFTKLTQGNLSVTEYAQKFDRLAKFAKDLVPTDKVRADRFVRGLKPMIARDVEIVSRGAFTYAEVVEMALTAERSEERIWKDNVARRDAKKSGATTSTDNRKRVQDQPSQARNDKRPKPNNDNRPGGNGSRNIPPCPKCTKRHLGECRAGVCYKCGKEGHVKRNCPTWEQSGSKEEQKKDDKYVPARVFTITQAEAEASPSVITGKGKAKQ; encoded by the exons ATGCTCCCTCGTAGATCAGTCAGAGTAGGACGTGGTCGAGGTAGGGGGAGAGCAGCAATGAATGCAGCACAGCCCGAACCGCCACAAGGATGGGAGGAACGTTTTGCGAGAATGGAAGAGACCATTCAAAGACAGAACGCAGAGATCAATCAACTGAGGCAGCAAGCTGGGCCACCTGTAAGGTCTGAAGCACCAATGGTTAGTCAGCCACCTGCCATCGTAGGGTTACCAGTTGCGGAGAATCGTATGGAGCCTTTGTTTGAAAGGTTTCGAAAGCAACACCCGCCAGTGTTTGAAGGCAGCATCGATCCTGTCCAGGCAGAGGAGTGGATCAGTGGGATGGAGAGGATCTTGAACATGATGGGAGTTCAAGGAAATGAACGAGTGGTGTGCGCATCTTtcatgctgagaaaagatgctcggatttggtgggaggtagtgGAGCAATCACGGGATGTTAACACTATGGATTGGGACGGATTCAAACAAGTGTTTAATGATAAATACTACAACTCAGCAGTGTTAGCAGCAAAAATGGATGAATTTACCAAGCTGACTCAAGGTAATCTCTCGGTGACAGAatatgcacagaagttcgatcggttggcgaagtttgcCAAGGATCTTGTACCTACTGACAAGGTACGAGCGGACCGGTTTGTGAGAGGTCTAAAACcaatgatagctcgggatgtggaGATTGTTTCTAGAGGTGCTTTCACCTATGCTGAAGTGGTGGAAATGGCTCTTACGGCTGAAAGAAGCGAAGAGAGAATCTGGAAAGATAATGTTGCTAGAAGAGATGCTAAGAAGAGTGGGGCAACCACCTCCACTGACAATAGGAAAAGGGTACAGGACCAGCCAAGCCAAGCCAGAAATGATAAACGGCCCAAGCCCAACAATGACAACCGTCCTGGTGGAAATGGTAGCAGAAACATTCCACCTTGCCCTAAGTGCACAAAACGCCATCTTGGTGAGTGCAGAGCTGGAGTTTGCTACAAATGTGGGAAGGAAGGTCATGTGAAGCGCAATTGTCCGACATGGGAACAATCTGGCAGTAAGGAAGAACAGAAGAAGGATGACAAGTACGTCCCAGCCAGAGTCTTCACCATCACCCAAGCTGAAGCTGAGGCAAGTCCTTCCGTCATAACAG gtaaaggcaaagcaaagcagtga
- the LOC133781636 gene encoding uncharacterized protein LOC133781636 isoform X1: MLPRRSVRVGRGRGRGRAAMNAAQPEPPQGWEERFARMEETIQRQNAEINQLRQQAGPPVRSEAPMVSQPPAIVGLPVAENRMEPLFERFRKQHPPVFEGSIDPVQAEEWISGMERILNMMGVQGNERVVCASFMLRKDARIWWEVVEQSRDVNTMDWDGFKQVFNDKYYNSAVLAAKMDEFTKLTQGNLSVTEYAQKFDRLAKFAKDLVPTDKVRADRFVRGLKPMIARDVEIVSRGAFTYAEVVEMALTAERSEERIWKDNVARRDAKKSGATTSTDNRKRVQDQPSQARNDKRPKPNNDNRPGGNGSRNIPPCPKCTKRHLGECRAGVCYKCGKEGHVKRNCPTWEQSGSKEEQKKDDKYVPARVFTITQAEAEASPSVITGASGHRGDAASGSRHVSGKRTV, encoded by the exons ATGCTCCCTCGTAGATCAGTCAGAGTAGGACGTGGTCGAGGTAGGGGGAGAGCAGCAATGAATGCAGCACAGCCCGAACCGCCACAAGGATGGGAGGAACGTTTTGCGAGAATGGAAGAGACCATTCAAAGACAGAACGCAGAGATCAATCAACTGAGGCAGCAAGCTGGGCCACCTGTAAGGTCTGAAGCACCAATGGTTAGTCAGCCACCTGCCATCGTAGGGTTACCAGTTGCGGAGAATCGTATGGAGCCTTTGTTTGAAAGGTTTCGAAAGCAACACCCGCCAGTGTTTGAAGGCAGCATCGATCCTGTCCAGGCAGAGGAGTGGATCAGTGGGATGGAGAGGATCTTGAACATGATGGGAGTTCAAGGAAATGAACGAGTGGTGTGCGCATCTTtcatgctgagaaaagatgctcggatttggtgggaggtagtgGAGCAATCACGGGATGTTAACACTATGGATTGGGACGGATTCAAACAAGTGTTTAATGATAAATACTACAACTCAGCAGTGTTAGCAGCAAAAATGGATGAATTTACCAAGCTGACTCAAGGTAATCTCTCGGTGACAGAatatgcacagaagttcgatcggttggcgaagtttgcCAAGGATCTTGTACCTACTGACAAGGTACGAGCGGACCGGTTTGTGAGAGGTCTAAAACcaatgatagctcgggatgtggaGATTGTTTCTAGAGGTGCTTTCACCTATGCTGAAGTGGTGGAAATGGCTCTTACGGCTGAAAGAAGCGAAGAGAGAATCTGGAAAGATAATGTTGCTAGAAGAGATGCTAAGAAGAGTGGGGCAACCACCTCCACTGACAATAGGAAAAGGGTACAGGACCAGCCAAGCCAAGCCAGAAATGATAAACGGCCCAAGCCCAACAATGACAACCGTCCTGGTGGAAATGGTAGCAGAAACATTCCACCTTGCCCTAAGTGCACAAAACGCCATCTTGGTGAGTGCAGAGCTGGAGTTTGCTACAAATGTGGGAAGGAAGGTCATGTGAAGCGCAATTGTCCGACATGGGAACAATCTGGCAGTAAGGAAGAACAGAAGAAGGATGACAAGTACGTCCCAGCCAGAGTCTTCACCATCACCCAAGCTGAAGCTGAGGCAAGTCCTTCCGTCATAACAG gagctagtggtcatcgaggtgacgcagcgagtggttcgagacacgtcagcggaaaacgcactgtgtaa